The Luteimonas galliterrae genomic interval GCGGCGCAGGCGCCGCCGAGCCGCAATCGGGTCTGGCTGGAAGAACGGCGCGCCCTGCTGCGCGCGCTGGCCGGCAGCGCCTTCGACCGCGACGGCCGCGCGGCGGCGATGCTGCACGCGTTGGAGCAGGCCGAAGCGGGACGCGGCTACGGACCGTTGTTGCGCAGCGTGTGGCAATCGCGCGCTGCGGCGCCGCCTTGGCGCGGGTCGACGGCGATCAACGCATTGCGTCTGCAGAGCCGCTTCATCCGCAAACTGCGCCGCGCGCGCAAAGAGCCGCCGATCGCCGGACCCCGATTCCGCCTGTAGCCCGGGTGGCGCCGAAGGCGATACCCGGGACCGCGCGATCCCGGAGGTCTATCTCGGCTCAATCTCCGGGTATCGCCTTCGGCGCCACCCGGGCTGCGAACCACGGGTTTCGGTTGTCGATGCGCGGCGGATTGGCCAGCGTGAAGTTGTCGCGCGCCGCGGTGAGGTTGGGGTTGTAGGCCGGATCGCGCGACATCCATTCGGGCCAGGCCGAACGCAGGCGCGCCAGATCGCTTCGGATGCGCTGTCGTTGCCGCCACGCCGCCCATCGCGTCGGCGGGTGGCTGCGCACGTGCAGCGAAGGCACCCAGACATTGCGCAGACCAGCGTCCTGCAGGCGCAGGCATAACGCGACCGCGGCCCCCTGCGCGCTGCGGTAGTCCTGCGGATAGCCGCCGACGCGTTCGAAGGCGCTGCGGGCAATGGCGATGCAGCCGTCGTCGAGCGCGCTGAGGTTCTGCGACAGGCGGGTGCGGCCGTAGTAGCCGATCTCGTCCGCACGGGCGCCGCGGCCGAGCAGGCCGACACCGTCGTGCAGGCCCAGCAGCACGCCGCCGCCGGCGATGCGGCCTTCCGGCGTAACCCGTTTCGGCGCGACCGCGCCCGTGCCCGGACGCGCGGCGAACGACACCAGCTTGCCGAGCCAGCCGGGCTCGGCGATTTCGCAGCGGCTGTCCACGAACACCAGGATGTCTGCGCCGGCCGCATGCGCCGCGGCGTTACGCAGTGCGGCCGGTGTAGCGGCCCGCGGCGATGCGATCCGCCGCACGCCCGCATGCGACCAGCGCTCGGGCAGCGCAGGCCGGTCGCTGCGCGAAGCGACGATCCATTCGCACAAGCCGTAATCGTCATGCGCGAGCAGGCTGTCGACGCAACGCTGCAGGGCTCCTGCATCGCCGTCGTCGACCACGATCACCGTGACCGCCGGCGTCGGATGCGCGAGCGCGTAGTCGACCTGGTACCACCCGGCCGAGTGCGGGACGACCTCGGCTTCCAGCGCGTTGCGCGCCAGGTGTTCCTGCAGCGCGCGGCGGCCGGCGTCGAGCGCGTAAGGCTTGGTGGCGTTGCCGCCCGCGGTGCTCGCCTCGTGGATGCGCCAGTGGTAGAGCACCTGCGGGATGTGCACGATCCGCTGCGCTTCCACGCTTTCGATGCAGCGCAGGGCCAGGTCGTAATCCTGCGCGCCCTCGTAGCCCACGCGGAAACCGCCGGCCGCGCGTATCAGCCCCGTGCGGTAGACGCCCAGGTGCGAGATCAGGTTGTAGCCGCGGAACAGTTCAGGATTCCAATCCGGCTTGAAATAGGCGCCGCAGCGCTGGCCATCGGCGTCGATCTTGTCCTCGTCGGAATAGATCACGGCGGCGTCGGGAAAACGGTCGATGGTTTCGGCGACGCAGAGCAGCGCATGCCGCGGCAGCAGGTCGTCGTGGTCCAGCAGCGCGGCGTATTCGCCTTCGGCCATTTCCAGCGCAGAATTCGATGCGGCCGAGATGTGGCCGTTGCTTTCGCGGAAGGCGACGCGGATGCGCGGATCGAGCGCGGCGTACTCGGACAGGATGCGGCGCACCTCAGGATCGGTGGACCGGTCGTCGGCGACGCACAGCTGCCAGCGCTCGTAGAGTTGCGCGCGCACCGAATCCAACGCTTCTCGCAGCCATTGCGGCCGCGGGTTGTACACCGGCATCAGCACGGAGATCAGCGGTTCGGCGCGCAGGCGCCGCCTGCGTTCGCGCAGCGCGGGCAGGTCGGCGTCGTCCAGCGTGTCGTAGCGCGCCGCCCATTCCGGATAGGTCAGCTCGCCGCGGCGGCGGCGGCGGCGCGCGGCGTCCCAATCGCGCAGCCTGCGCTTCCATCCGGGCGGGTTTTCGTCGGTCGCCATAGTCGTCTTTCGCGGTTCTGGCGATCAGCCGCGCCCGAACCAGCGTCGCGGCAGCAGCAGCTTGAAGGCGCGCTCGAAGCTCTTGCGGCGCAGTCCGGGATGGCGAAAGCCGCGCCACAGCGGACCCAGCCACTGCGCGCGCGGCTTTTCGATCAGCGCTTCGCGCATGTCGGCCTCGAGCCGGTACATCTGCGCGATGCTCAGGCCCAGCTCGCGGCGCTCCCCGGGCAGGTCGGGAAGCGCGGCGACACAGCGTTCCTGGTCGGCGGCGACGTCGCGGTACATGGCCAGCACCCGCCGGTTGCGGCGCTCGTAGATCTCGAAGCCGTTGCCGCTGCGGTCGAACATCCAATCGTTGAGGTTGTTGCCGTGGCGCCGATAGCCGAGCAGCGCCTGCGGCAGGCAGCGGCACTCGCCGATCAGCGCGGCGCGCAAGCTGAGCATGTTGTCCTCGACCACGCCCTGCAGCGGCGGCAATGCGGTCAGCAGTTCGCGGCGCACCGCCATCGACGCGCCGAGCACGGTCTGCAGCTTGCCGCGGCACAGGAACCAGCGCTGGTCGAGCCGCTCGGGCAGGCCGCGCACGCCTTTGTCCATGACGTTGCCGTTAGCGTCGATATCGTCCACGGCCGAGCCGACCGCCTGCAGCGCAGGATGCTCGACGAAGCTGTCCCGCAAGGTCAGGGCGCGATGCGGATAGGCGACGTCGTCGCCGGACTGGAACACCAGGATCTCGCCGCCGGCGATCGCGGCCAGTTCCATCAGGTGCGCGCACAAGCCCAGGTTGCGCTGCGTGCTGCGCACGCTGACGCGATGCGGGCCGTCGTAGCCGCGCACCGCTTCCTGGGCTGCGGCGAAAGTGCCGTCGCCCGAGCTGTCGTCGGAAACGATGATTTCGCAAGGCAGCGTCTGCGCCAGCGCCGACCGCACGGCTTCGGCGACGGTATGCGGCATGCGGTACGCGATCACCAGGATCGTGACCGCCGGCGCGCGCGACGCATCGGCCGCGCTGCCGGCGGCCAGATCGTGCTGCATCGCGTGTCGGGGGGTGTTCATGCGCTCGCGGATCGCGGCCGGGGTCAGCCGGGTTCGTCGCGCATCAGGCGGCCGCTGGCTTCGCCGGCTTCGCGCTGCAGCTTGCGGATCTGGGCCTCGACTGCGGCGATCGCGGTCATGTTGACGATGCGGCGCGCGGTCGAGGCCGGGGTCAGGATGTGCGCGGGCTTTGACACGCCCATCAGGATCGGGCCGATCGCCACGCCGTCGGTCATCACCCGCACCATGTTGTAGGTGATGTTGGCGGCATCCAGGTTGGGCAGCACGAACAGGTTGGCGCGGCCGGTCAGCGTGGTGTTGGGGAACATGCGTTGGCGCAGCGGCTCGTCCCAGGCGGTGTCGCCCTGCATTTCGCCGTCGACTTCGAGCTTGGGCATGCGCGATTTCAGGATCTCGCGCACGCGCCGCATCTTGGCCGCGCTGGGATTGTCGTGGCTGCCGAAGTTGGAATGCGACAGCAGCGCGACTTTCGGTTCGATGCCGAAAAGTTTCAGCCGATAGCTGGCCTGCAGCGTGGCCTCGGCGATCTGCTCGGCGGTGGGGTCCAGCTGCACGTGCGTGTCGAGGAAGAACCAGGCGCCCTGCTGGTTGATCACGCCGGTCATCGCCGAGGTGCTCTGCACGCCGGGATCGAGCGGGATCACGCTGCGCAGGTAACCCAGCTTCTTGTGGTAGCGGCCGACGATGCCGCTGATCAGCGCATCGGCCTCCTCGCGCTGCAGCATCACCGCGCCGATCAGGGTCGGCCGCGAGCGCAACAGGTTCTTGGCCGCCGCCGGCGTCACGCCGCGGCGTTCGGTGAGCGAGTGGTAGTACTGCCAGTAGTCGTTGAAGCGCGGGTCGTCGTTGATGTTGGTCAACTCGAAATCCACGCCGGCGCGCATGCGCAGGCCGAGCCGTTCGATGCGGGTCTCGATCACGTCCGGGCGGCCGATCAGGATCGGGTAAGCCAACTGCTCGTCGATCACGGTCTGCACCGCGCGCAGCACGTTCTCTTCTTCGCCTTCTGCATAGACCACGCGCTGCCGGTCGGCGCGGGCGCGGTCGTAGACCGGCTTCATCAGCAGGCCGGTGCGGTAGATGAACTGGCCCAGTTTTTCCTTGTAGGCCGGCATGTCCTCGATCGGGCGCAGCGCGATGCCCGAATCCATCGCCGCCTGCGCCACGCACGGCGCCAGCATCATCAGCAGGCGCGGGTCGAACGGACGCGGGATGATGTAGTCCGCGCCGAAGGTCGGCACGTCGCCGCCGTAGGCGCTGCCCAGGTCGGACGACTCCATCCGCGCCAGCTTGGCGATGGCGCGCACGCAGGCCAGTTTCATCGCCTCGTTGATTTCGGTGGCGCCGGCATCGAGCGCGCCGCGGAAGATGTAGGGGAAACAAAGCGCGTTGTTGACCTGGTTCGGATAATCCGAACGGCCGGTGGCGATGATGCAGTCCGGGCGCACCGCTTTCGCGTCTTCCGGCAGGATTTCCGGATACGGATTGGCCAGCGCCAGGATGATCGGCTGCGGCGCCATCGTCGCCACCATCTCCGGCTTCAGCACGCCGCCGGCGGACAGGCCCAGGAAAATATCGGCACCGGCGACGATGTCGGCCAGGGTGCGCTTGTCGGTGTCGCGGGCGTAGCGCTGCTTGTCCGGATCCAGGTGGGCGCGGCCGGTGTAGAGCACGCCGTCGCGGTCCACCGCCAGGATGTTCTCCGGCTTCATGCCCAGCGCCACCAGCATGTCCAGGCAGGCGATGCCGGCCGCGCCGGCGCCGGAGGTGGCCAGTTTCACCTCTTCGATCTTCTTGCCGGCGATTTCCAGCGCATTGAGCACGGCGGCGCCGACGATGATCGCAGTGCCGTGCTGGTCGTCGTGGAACACCGGGATGTTCATCCGCTCGCGCAGCTTGCGCTCGACGATGAAGCATTCCGGCGCCTTGATGTCTTCCAGGTTGATGCCGCCGAAGGTCGGCTCCAGGCTGGCGATGATGTCGACCAGCTTGTCCGGATCGCGTTCGTCGATCTCGATGTCGAATACGTCGATGCCGGCGAATTTCTGGAACAGGATGCCCTTGCCTTCCATCACCGGCTTGCCGGCCAGCGGGCCGATGTCGCCCAGGCCGAGCACGGCGGTGCCGTTGCTGATCACCGCGACCAGGTTGCCGCGCGCGGTCAACTCGCTGGCGGCGTTGGGGTCGGCGACGATCGCCTCGCAGGCGTAGGCCACGCCCGGCGAATAGGCCAGCGCCAAGTCCCGCTGGGTGACCATCGGCTTGGTCGGCACCACCTTGATCTTCCCCGGCGGCGACGCGCGGTGGTAATCGAGCGCGGACTGCTTGAACGCGTCGGGCGGCGGGGTGCTGGACGCTGGGGTATCGGACATCGCTGAGGTCTTGCCGCTTGCGGGCTACCGATTCTAGCGGCTTTCGATGCAGGGTCGGCGCCGCAGGCTATGGCGCCGGTCAGCCGGCTTCTTCCACAATGTCGCGATGGGAGATGCGACGACAGCAGACGTACGGGAAAAGTGGCCTGGATGGTTGCTGCCGGCCGGGGTTTTCGTCGCGGTGCTGCTGGCGCAATGGCCTTTGGTGTTCAATCCCGGCTATTTCAGCCACGACGAATTGCAATGGGCGGCCTTCGCGCAACAGCCGGAGGGGCCGTTCTCGGTCGGCCCTCTCTGGGCCGGCGTGCAGTCGTTCCAGTACCGGCCGCTCACGTTTACGCTGTGGTTGTGGCTGTCGCGGCTGCTGTTCGACCATCCCTATGCCTTCCACGGCTTGATGGTGGCGCTCGGCGGCGCCAACGCCGCCCTGTTGGCGGTGTTGCTGCGCCGTTTCGGCGCGACCGCCGCGGCCAGCGCGGCCGGCGCATTGGCGTTCGCGCTGGGCGCTTACGCCGCGCACACGCACGGCTGGGTGGGCACGCTGGCGGATCTGATCTGGGTCGGCTGCGCCTTGTCGATCGCGCTGATCGTGCAACGCGATCGACAGCCGTGGATTTCGATGCTCGCCACCGCGGCGCTCACGTCCCTGGCGCTGTTGGCCAAGGAAGCGGCCGTGGTGATCCCGGCCTTGCTCGCCCTGGCATGGCTGTTCTTGCAGCACCGGACCGCATGGGGGCGGGCCGCATGGGCGGCATTGCTGCCGGTGGCGATCTATCTGGCGCTGCGCATCGGCGTGATCCTGTTTTCGCCGCGACCGGCCGCCAACTACGGCTGGAGCCTAGCCTTCGTTCCGCAGCGCTGGCTCGAATACCAGCTGTTCCCGCCCAACCCGACCAAGATGGAAGCCGGCGGCACCCTGGCGCGCGGCTTCGGCGACGGACGCGTATTGGCCGCGATCGTCTTGTGGCTGGCGCTGGCCTGGGCCTTGTGGCGCGCCGGCCCGCGCTGGCTTTCGGGCTTCCTGCTGGCCGGCGCTGCGGCGCTGGGGCCGGTGCTGATCCTGGCCGAGTCCGCCAACCAGTACGGCTACGGCTTCGCGGCCGTGACCGCGGCGATCTGCGCGGCGGCCTGGCCGCGCATGCGGCGCTTCGGCAAGACCGTGCTGGTG includes:
- a CDS encoding glycosyltransferase: MNTPRHAMQHDLAAGSAADASRAPAVTILVIAYRMPHTVAEAVRSALAQTLPCEIIVSDDSSGDGTFAAAQEAVRGYDGPHRVSVRSTQRNLGLCAHLMELAAIAGGEILVFQSGDDVAYPHRALTLRDSFVEHPALQAVGSAVDDIDANGNVMDKGVRGLPERLDQRWFLCRGKLQTVLGASMAVRRELLTALPPLQGVVEDNMLSLRAALIGECRCLPQALLGYRRHGNNLNDWMFDRSGNGFEIYERRNRRVLAMYRDVAADQERCVAALPDLPGERRELGLSIAQMYRLEADMREALIEKPRAQWLGPLWRGFRHPGLRRKSFERAFKLLLPRRWFGRG
- a CDS encoding NADP-dependent malic enzyme; the protein is MSDTPASSTPPPDAFKQSALDYHRASPPGKIKVVPTKPMVTQRDLALAYSPGVAYACEAIVADPNAASELTARGNLVAVISNGTAVLGLGDIGPLAGKPVMEGKGILFQKFAGIDVFDIEIDERDPDKLVDIIASLEPTFGGINLEDIKAPECFIVERKLRERMNIPVFHDDQHGTAIIVGAAVLNALEIAGKKIEEVKLATSGAGAAGIACLDMLVALGMKPENILAVDRDGVLYTGRAHLDPDKQRYARDTDKRTLADIVAGADIFLGLSAGGVLKPEMVATMAPQPIILALANPYPEILPEDAKAVRPDCIIATGRSDYPNQVNNALCFPYIFRGALDAGATEINEAMKLACVRAIAKLARMESSDLGSAYGGDVPTFGADYIIPRPFDPRLLMMLAPCVAQAAMDSGIALRPIEDMPAYKEKLGQFIYRTGLLMKPVYDRARADRQRVVYAEGEEENVLRAVQTVIDEQLAYPILIGRPDVIETRIERLGLRMRAGVDFELTNINDDPRFNDYWQYYHSLTERRGVTPAAAKNLLRSRPTLIGAVMLQREEADALISGIVGRYHKKLGYLRSVIPLDPGVQSTSAMTGVINQQGAWFFLDTHVQLDPTAEQIAEATLQASYRLKLFGIEPKVALLSHSNFGSHDNPSAAKMRRVREILKSRMPKLEVDGEMQGDTAWDEPLRQRMFPNTTLTGRANLFVLPNLDAANITYNMVRVMTDGVAIGPILMGVSKPAHILTPASTARRIVNMTAIAAVEAQIRKLQREAGEASGRLMRDEPG
- a CDS encoding glycosyltransferase family 2 protein, with translation MATDENPPGWKRRLRDWDAARRRRRRGELTYPEWAARYDTLDDADLPALRERRRRLRAEPLISVLMPVYNPRPQWLREALDSVRAQLYERWQLCVADDRSTDPEVRRILSEYAALDPRIRVAFRESNGHISAASNSALEMAEGEYAALLDHDDLLPRHALLCVAETIDRFPDAAVIYSDEDKIDADGQRCGAYFKPDWNPELFRGYNLISHLGVYRTGLIRAAGGFRVGYEGAQDYDLALRCIESVEAQRIVHIPQVLYHWRIHEASTAGGNATKPYALDAGRRALQEHLARNALEAEVVPHSAGWYQVDYALAHPTPAVTVIVVDDGDAGALQRCVDSLLAHDDYGLCEWIVASRSDRPALPERWSHAGVRRIASPRAATPAALRNAAAHAAGADILVFVDSRCEIAEPGWLGKLVSFAARPGTGAVAPKRVTPEGRIAGGGVLLGLHDGVGLLGRGARADEIGYYGRTRLSQNLSALDDGCIAIARSAFERVGGYPQDYRSAQGAAVALCLRLQDAGLRNVWVPSLHVRSHPPTRWAAWRQRQRIRSDLARLRSAWPEWMSRDPAYNPNLTAARDNFTLANPPRIDNRNPWFAARVAPKAIPGD